One window of Prochlorococcus marinus XMU1405 genomic DNA carries:
- a CDS encoding FAD-binding domain-containing protein produces MKEINILWFKKDLRIFDNEALCEAIKDNYILPIYIIELDIWSQNTHSDRQWQFCKESLIDLRNALAEIGQPLIIRTGNVINIFDEISSKFKIKGIYSHQETGDWLTYKRDQKVREWALSKNIIWKEFLQFSVFRGNLDRNNWSKKWQENSEKNLLKAPLRINSINFDVGEIPSDGIFPFKKETCPGRIKGGRKRGLERMQYFFSKKLDSYSKDISSPEKSFDSCSRLSPYICWGCISLKEIFNKANISKNNNSRMLKSRLTWHCHFIQKLESEPELEFREFHPFFKNIREKNNELLYSWSAGNTGFPFIDACMRSLNFNGWINFRMRAMLMSFASYNLWLPWQDSGSELANKFVDYEPGIHWNQCQMQSGTTSINTNRIYNPIKQGKDHDPQGKFIKKWIPELKYISLNFIHEPWLLSRFNKEEYEQINYIRPIIDIPNSTKTAKKKIQEITKKDGYWDISKEIYLKHGSRKRLRKNISNKKIVSKEKEIQYELKLDF; encoded by the coding sequence ATGAAAGAAATAAATATTTTATGGTTTAAGAAAGATTTAAGAATTTTTGATAACGAAGCTCTCTGTGAGGCTATTAAAGATAATTATATTTTACCTATTTATATTATTGAGTTAGATATTTGGAGCCAAAATACTCATTCAGATAGACAATGGCAATTTTGCAAAGAAAGTTTAATAGACTTAAGAAATGCACTTGCTGAGATTGGACAACCATTAATTATTAGAACTGGCAATGTTATCAATATTTTTGATGAAATTAGTTCAAAATTTAAAATCAAAGGTATATATAGCCATCAAGAAACCGGAGATTGGCTTACTTATAAAAGAGATCAAAAAGTAAGAGAATGGGCTTTAAGCAAAAATATTATTTGGAAGGAATTTCTACAATTTTCAGTTTTTAGAGGAAATTTAGATAGGAATAATTGGTCTAAAAAGTGGCAAGAAAATTCTGAAAAAAACTTACTTAAAGCTCCATTAAGAATTAATTCTATTAACTTTGATGTTGGAGAAATACCCTCAGACGGAATTTTTCCCTTTAAAAAAGAAACTTGTCCAGGAAGAATTAAAGGTGGAAGAAAGAGAGGTTTAGAGAGAATGCAATACTTCTTTAGTAAAAAATTAGATTCTTATTCAAAAGATATTTCTAGCCCAGAAAAATCATTTGATAGCTGTTCAAGACTATCCCCATATATTTGTTGGGGATGCATTTCATTAAAAGAAATTTTTAATAAAGCAAATATATCAAAAAACAATAATTCTAGGATGTTAAAAAGTAGATTAACTTGGCATTGTCATTTTATTCAGAAACTTGAAAGTGAACCAGAACTAGAGTTTAGGGAATTCCATCCTTTTTTTAAAAACATTAGAGAAAAAAATAATGAATTACTTTATTCATGGAGTGCAGGTAATACAGGCTTTCCTTTTATAGATGCATGTATGCGCTCATTAAATTTCAATGGATGGATTAACTTCAGGATGAGAGCTATGTTAATGTCTTTTGCTAGCTATAATTTATGGCTACCATGGCAAGATTCAGGTTCAGAATTAGCAAATAAATTTGTAGATTATGAGCCTGGAATACATTGGAACCAATGCCAAATGCAATCTGGAACTACATCTATCAATACCAATAGAATTTATAATCCTATTAAGCAGGGAAAAGATCATGATCCTCAAGGAAAATTTATAAAAAAATGGATACCAGAATTAAAGTATATATCTCTTAATTTCATTCATGAACCATGGTTATTATCTAGATTTAATAAAGAAGAATATGAACAAATTAATTACATAAGACCAATAATTGACATCCCAAATAGCACTAAAACTGCAAAGAAGAAAATTCAGGAAATAACTAAAAAGGATGGATATTGGGATATCTCAAAAGAAATTTATTTAAAACATGGTTCTAGAAAAAGGCTTAGAAAAAATATAAGTAATAAAAAAATTGTTTCTAAAGAAAAGGAAATACAATACGAACTGAAATTAGATTTCTAA
- a CDS encoding TenA family protein, with protein sequence MKITKKLWEDNYEIALLSLNTKFVQGLKNGSLPKNIFQEYLAQDYFFLETFARAYGLAVSKSKDKYSIRKLSELLMGVSEELILHETYAKEWDIDLSNNYIKKATKNYTDFLDDTSKRLSSVEIMFAMTPCMRLYSWIGKSLYKEDFDIKYKEWIITYSDESFEKLADSLENLIETNKELYDINHAKYLYRRAMELELDFFNAYSNF encoded by the coding sequence ATGAAAATAACAAAAAAACTTTGGGAGGATAATTATGAGATTGCTTTACTGAGTTTAAATACAAAATTTGTTCAAGGTTTAAAGAATGGAAGTCTCCCTAAAAATATATTTCAAGAATATTTAGCTCAAGATTATTTCTTTTTAGAGACTTTTGCTAGGGCTTATGGTCTTGCTGTTTCCAAATCAAAAGATAAGTACTCAATAAGGAAGTTAAGTGAACTGTTAATGGGCGTTTCAGAGGAGTTAATACTTCATGAAACCTATGCAAAAGAATGGGATATTGATTTGTCTAATAACTATATAAAAAAAGCCACTAAAAATTATACAGATTTTCTTGATGATACTTCCAAAAGACTTAGCTCCGTTGAAATAATGTTTGCAATGACTCCATGTATGCGACTTTATTCTTGGATAGGAAAAAGTTTGTATAAGGAGGATTTTGACATTAAATATAAAGAATGGATAATTACTTATTCTGATGAGAGCTTTGAAAAGCTAGCAGATTCACTTGAAAATCTTATTGAGACTAATAAAGAATTATATGATATTAATCATGCTAAATATTTATACAGGAGAGCTATGGAATTGGAGTTAGATTTTTTTAATGCATATTCAAACTTTTGA
- the thiD gene encoding bifunctional hydroxymethylpyrimidine kinase/phosphomethylpyrimidine kinase, with amino-acid sequence MYSKIALSIGGSDSGGGAGIQADLRTFMALKVHGCSVITCITAQNSIEVTCVQPVEKNTLLNQLDTLFADFGIDALKTGMLLNERIINDTASKLNSYKITKIIDPVMVTRTGSKLLEDSAINAYKKLLLPISDLVTPNIYEANLLSGLEIRSKEDFENSARNIIGLGAKAVLIKGGGLKDMKGKDFFLDLNGRKEWLFNNFINTKNTHGSGCTLSAAICGYKALGFDLLDSIQKAKLFVEKSLENSYKIGSGPGPLGHH; translated from the coding sequence ATGTATTCAAAAATTGCACTTTCAATAGGAGGTAGTGACTCTGGAGGTGGAGCAGGCATACAGGCTGACTTGAGAACTTTCATGGCTCTTAAAGTACATGGATGTTCTGTTATTACATGTATTACGGCACAAAATAGTATAGAGGTTACATGCGTTCAACCAGTAGAGAAGAATACTTTATTAAATCAGTTAGATACTTTATTTGCTGATTTTGGTATTGATGCTTTAAAAACTGGGATGTTATTAAATGAAAGGATAATTAATGATACTGCTTCAAAATTAAACTCATACAAAATAACCAAAATTATTGACCCAGTAATGGTTACAAGAACTGGTTCTAAATTACTGGAAGATTCTGCTATTAATGCTTATAAAAAACTCTTATTACCAATTTCTGATTTGGTAACTCCAAATATTTATGAAGCAAATCTACTTTCTGGTTTAGAAATAAGGAGTAAAGAAGATTTCGAAAATTCAGCAAGAAATATTATTGGTCTTGGAGCTAAAGCGGTACTTATAAAAGGTGGTGGTTTAAAAGATATGAAAGGTAAGGATTTTTTTCTTGACTTAAATGGTAGAAAAGAGTGGCTCTTTAATAATTTTATAAATACAAAAAATACCCACGGTAGCGGCTGTACTTTGAGTGCTGCTATTTGTGGTTACAAAGCTCTAGGTTTTGATCTACTTGATTCCATACAAAAAGCGAAATTATTTGTTGAGAAATCTTTAGAAAATTCTTACAAAATAGGATCTGGCCCTGGTCCATTAGGCCATCATTGA
- a CDS encoding cupin domain-containing protein gives MNPNQKNIEIIKQFNLSPHPEGGWFKEIVRSKNSLVREDGQSRNFITGIYYLLERDAKSAWHRVKNADEIWIYLRGDPLNLWCLDNDNKLIRNLILDSNNPVEMIPSGYWQAAKSTGEFTLVSCCVGPGFDFKDFELLRDTNHTSRLDKAINDLI, from the coding sequence GTGAATCCTAATCAGAAAAATATTGAAATAATAAAACAATTTAATTTATCGCCTCATCCTGAAGGTGGATGGTTTAAGGAGATCGTAAGGAGTAAGAATTCTCTAGTTAGGGAAGATGGCCAAAGTAGAAACTTTATTACGGGAATTTATTATCTTTTGGAAAGAGATGCTAAAAGTGCTTGGCACAGAGTAAAAAATGCTGATGAAATTTGGATTTATCTAAGAGGCGACCCTCTGAATTTATGGTGCCTAGATAATGATAATAAGTTAATAAGAAATTTAATTTTAGATTCCAATAATCCAGTAGAAATGATCCCATCTGGATATTGGCAAGCTGCAAAAAGTACAGGTGAATTTACTTTAGTGAGTTGTTGTGTTGGCCCCGGCTTTGATTTTAAGGATTTTGAATTACTCAGGGATACAAATCATACTTCTAGATTAGATAAAGCAATAAATGATCTTATTTGA
- a CDS encoding phosphoenolpyruvate carboxykinase, with product MNQNSVKTIGINDESRQDSHLVYVNQVDGLKNILNRDFDKWSNFDSWESISVQQWIFSRALEVYRGMKIDIKCDCCERNNLIPNDFESIKKEKCFGKKSAYMIEKVVDEIVLAKARRESDGTYSA from the coding sequence ATGAATCAAAATTCTGTCAAAACAATTGGTATTAATGATGAATCAAGACAAGATTCACACTTAGTATATGTAAATCAGGTTGATGGATTAAAAAATATCCTTAATAGGGATTTTGATAAATGGTCTAATTTTGATAGTTGGGAAAGTATTTCAGTTCAGCAATGGATTTTTTCTAGGGCCTTAGAGGTTTATAGAGGTATGAAAATTGATATTAAATGCGATTGTTGTGAACGTAATAATTTAATCCCAAATGATTTTGAGAGTATTAAAAAAGAAAAATGCTTTGGTAAAAAAAGTGCTTACATGATTGAAAAAGTTGTAGATGAAATTGTATTAGCTAAGGCAAGAAGAGAAAGTGATGGAACATATTCTGCGTAA
- a CDS encoding DUF3303 domain-containing protein has protein sequence MAYYHVHGLIPDGISQSEGYKMFEQYIASGAPMDNFDGFELVSRFHAPETGEVFVTFKADNHLAISQHFGVWRAKFGLDWNITAVLNDDEVIQRNKQVADAVAAMG, from the coding sequence ATGGCTTACTATCACGTTCATGGACTTATTCCAGACGGAATTTCTCAGTCCGAAGGTTACAAGATGTTTGAGCAGTATATTGCTTCCGGTGCACCTATGGATAATTTTGATGGATTTGAATTGGTAAGTAGATTCCATGCGCCTGAAACAGGCGAGGTTTTTGTGACTTTCAAGGCTGATAATCACTTAGCAATATCTCAACATTTTGGAGTGTGGAGAGCGAAATTTGGACTTGATTGGAATATTACCGCTGTTTTAAATGATGATGAGGTTATTCAAAGAAACAAACAAGTTGCCGATGCTGTTGCTGCAATGGGATAA
- a CDS encoding DUF3764 family protein: MTLETTVFTFKISVPFEEWAGVYDSQENIQMNKERGIVCLYKGVKKDDPTSVILIEQGEEGKSIAMFQDPAVKPLIESAGHIYDSTVISSYF, from the coding sequence ATGACTCTTGAAACTACTGTTTTTACATTCAAAATAAGCGTCCCTTTTGAGGAATGGGCTGGAGTTTATGACAGCCAAGAAAATATACAAATGAATAAAGAACGGGGAATTGTTTGCTTATATAAAGGTGTAAAGAAAGATGATCCAACCAGTGTAATTCTTATTGAACAGGGTGAAGAAGGTAAATCAATAGCTATGTTTCAAGATCCAGCAGTGAAACCATTAATTGAGAGTGCAGGTCATATTTATGATTCGACTGTCATATCAAGTTATTTTTAA
- a CDS encoding DUF3303 domain-containing protein — protein sequence MLFLISYKFNDANAQDKGSKMLKEWYYKGGPQNRPEGYDVKSWIFLPQHGNGYSVVDADSLETIWKQWSPWRELLEFTIEPCADLDQTVALYC from the coding sequence ATGCTTTTTTTAATTTCTTATAAATTTAATGATGCAAATGCCCAAGACAAGGGATCAAAAATGTTAAAAGAATGGTACTACAAAGGAGGGCCACAAAATAGACCGGAGGGTTATGACGTTAAATCTTGGATTTTCTTACCTCAACATGGCAATGGTTACTCTGTTGTAGATGCTGATTCTTTAGAAACTATTTGGAAACAGTGGAGTCCTTGGAGAGAATTATTGGAATTTACTATTGAACCTTGTGCAGATTTAGATCAAACAGTAGCTCTATATTGTTAA
- a CDS encoding DUF1651 domain-containing protein encodes MNKSYWLINSKRTEVKRFIKNDKSVDGVFEYMFVDTGKIVGVFGKEPPVMTTTISVDIDLAREIYERLIAHGWSKTEEVWNKKGR; translated from the coding sequence ATGAATAAATCTTATTGGTTGATTAACTCAAAAAGAACAGAAGTAAAAAGATTTATCAAAAACGATAAGAGTGTAGATGGTGTTTTTGAGTATATGTTTGTAGATACTGGAAAAATAGTTGGTGTGTTTGGAAAAGAACCACCTGTAATGACAACAACAATTTCTGTAGATATAGATTTAGCTAGAGAAATTTATGAAAGGTTAATCGCTCATGGATGGAGTAAAACTGAGGAAGTTTGGAATAAAAAAGGGAGATAA
- a CDS encoding putative quinol monooxygenase — MSIFGTDTPFMLLAKIKVKEDKVAEYLEIADRTDKAVEADEPGMLHHTFDQDPDEPLRFVWSEVYKNDDALLAHLANPALGVYLEAHAALGTDLSVEFYGTVGDKVIEAMNGTGVPYKIFKTKLGYSRF; from the coding sequence ATGTCTATTTTTGGAACAGATACTCCATTTATGCTTCTTGCAAAAATTAAAGTAAAGGAAGATAAGGTTGCAGAATACTTAGAAATTGCGGATAGGACAGATAAAGCTGTTGAAGCTGACGAACCAGGAATGCTCCATCATACTTTTGATCAAGATCCTGATGAGCCTCTTCGTTTCGTGTGGTCAGAAGTTTATAAAAATGATGATGCTTTACTAGCTCATTTAGCTAATCCAGCTTTAGGTGTTTATCTTGAGGCTCATGCTGCACTAGGAACTGATCTTTCTGTTGAATTCTATGGAACTGTTGGAGATAAAGTTATTGAAGCAATGAACGGAACAGGAGTTCCATATAAGATCTTTAAAACAAAATTAGGTTATAGCAGATTTTAA
- the aroQ gene encoding type II 3-dehydroquinate dehydratase has translation MNILLINGPNLNLLGTREPEIYGNKTLSEIEKDLTKVAKEKSINLECFQSNHEGEIVDKIQDSVKSIQGILINAGAFTHTSISIRDALIGSKIPFVELHISNIFSREDFRKESFLTDKAIGIISGFGISSYSLALEGIIGYLISKD, from the coding sequence ATGAATATCTTATTGATAAATGGACCAAATCTAAATCTCTTGGGCACTAGAGAACCTGAAATATACGGTAATAAAACATTGAGTGAGATAGAAAAAGATTTAACAAAAGTTGCTAAAGAAAAAAGTATTAATCTTGAATGTTTTCAAAGTAATCATGAAGGAGAAATAGTAGATAAGATTCAGGATTCTGTAAAAAGTATTCAGGGCATTCTTATAAATGCTGGTGCTTTTACTCATACATCTATTTCTATTCGCGATGCTTTAATAGGATCAAAAATTCCATTTGTAGAATTACATATTTCAAATATTTTTAGTAGAGAGGATTTTCGTAAAGAATCTTTTCTTACAGATAAAGCTATTGGAATTATTAGTGGATTTGGCATATCAAGTTATTCCTTAGCTCTTGAAGGAATCATTGGATATTTAATTAGTAAGGATTAA
- a CDS encoding tRNA-(ms[2]io[6]A)-hydroxylase, whose product MLVDFKRPTSYIKYLSSLTSDEWIKLALSNPIDILIDHAHCERKAAGVAIQLMFRYPSEPNLAEVLSPIAREELEHFEKILYFLKDLGHSLEALKPPPYGAELSKNIRKEEPNRMLDSFLIAGLIEARSHERLSLLALNSEDKSFKSLYESLLESEARHFGVYWKLAQTKFSKNQTFKRLEELSEIESAILAETFILPRVHS is encoded by the coding sequence ATGCTAGTCGATTTTAAAAGACCCACCTCTTATATTAAATATTTATCGTCATTAACCTCAGATGAGTGGATCAAACTCGCATTATCTAATCCAATTGATATTCTTATTGACCATGCTCATTGTGAAAGAAAAGCAGCAGGAGTAGCTATTCAATTGATGTTTAGATATCCATCAGAACCAAATCTGGCAGAAGTTTTAAGTCCAATAGCGAGAGAGGAATTAGAGCATTTTGAAAAAATACTTTATTTTTTAAAGGATCTTGGACATTCTCTTGAGGCCTTAAAACCGCCTCCATATGGAGCTGAATTGTCCAAGAATATAAGAAAGGAAGAGCCCAATAGAATGCTTGATAGTTTCTTAATAGCAGGACTTATTGAAGCAAGAAGTCATGAAAGATTAAGCTTGCTTGCGCTGAATTCTGAAGATAAATCGTTTAAATCCCTTTATGAGTCTCTGCTAGAGAGTGAGGCAAGACATTTTGGAGTTTACTGGAAACTAGCGCAAACTAAATTCTCTAAAAATCAAACTTTCAAAAGGTTAGAGGAATTGTCTGAAATTGAGTCAGCAATACTGGCTGAAACTTTTATATTGCCAAGAGTACATAGCTAA